CCTAATACATACTGGAAGAGTGGGATACCAGATGATTCCATTACATCCGGTCGGGACCATAATATTTATTCTGAATTATCCAAAATGTTATCAAATTCCAGCATTAATAGTAGCCAACCAAAAACCTCTTTTCATTATAGGAGGTTGGTGATGAAATTTTCCGGCCAGATAGAGTATCTACAGTTCCGTAATCAGACGGGCTCTTGGCATTCGCTTTTGAAGGAACCAAAAGACAGATGCGATGGGAATAATCCCTGTGGGAGTTTTGGCAGCTGCAGTACTAGAAATAGGATTTTGTGCAGGTGTTTGCCAGGATTCCAACCAAAATTTCCAGCAAAGTGGAATGGTGGAGATTTTTCGGGGGGCTGTAGAAGAATTTCACCCCTGTGCAGCAAGAATGACACTTTTTTGAGGCTAGAGAAGATGAGAGTGAAAAAATCAGACACACAGTTCAACACtacaaatgaaaaagaatgCGAAAATTACTGCAACAGAGACTGTAACAACTGCCAGGCTTATGCCTATGTTGAAGCCGAGACTCGTGCAGACACTGCCATCTGTATGATTTGGGAGGAAAATCTTAATGACATTCAGGAGGCGTATTTGGATGGCGGCCATGATCTCTATGTGCGTGTGGCAGTTTCTGATATAGGTAAACTTCTCTTTCAGTGTGTTGTAAATGCAACACTCAAGTATATATGCATgcattcattttcattttacttcACTTTTGCCAAAGGAGTACCCATATGGGAAACCGGAGGGTAaacatattttgatatttttgtagTCTACTACGTTAGATTGTGAAGCTTGAATCAATTTTGTTATGCTTCACAAGGGATGTTAGAGATGTTGGGTTTCCTATTGAGTTTGCAGGAATTGTGTTGTCCAGTTAGTTCTTAGGGGTTTAAGGGAGCACTgcctctaaattttttatttatttattatgtaacGAGTTTGACcctattgtaatttaaaatttaggattttgttTCAGAGAGGAAAAATTAAAGTATCGGCTATAAGTGAGAGGGGACTGAGAGTCATCACCATTGTaaccattcttttttatttgattagtgAATTCCTGAGTGCTGGTAGGATTTGTGAAGGCAGAGATCACATTGACAACCATGTTAAAAatctgttttcttttccttatttttgcTGTGTGATTTGGTTAACGTACTTCTCATGCAGAACCGATGGGAAGAAATTGTAAGATTTGTGGAACTAATATTATCCCATATCCGCTAAGCACCGGAACTGACTGCGGTGATCCCAAGTACTTGAGTTTCTACTGTAAAAACTCCACAGGCCAAGTTATTTTTATGAGACCGAATAACACATCTTACCAAGTCACTAGCATCAGGCCAGAAGCAAAAGAATTTTCCATTCAACTTGGTGAAGATAATTGTATAGCAAGTAGCGATGCCATGAAGAAACTTCTGGAGTTCAACCAGGACTCACCATTTTTGGTGAAAAGTGGGTGCACGGCAGAGAAGAGTACTTCTAGTTTGTATCCATTTTCTGATGCTGAATGGTTACGCGAAATACAGATTGAGTGGAGACCTCCATTGGAACCAATCTGTAATTCTACTGAAGACTGCAAGTACTGGCCTCATTCAAATTGCAATACAACAGGAGATGGACAGAAAAGGTGTCATTGCAAAATAAACTATCAGTGGGATCCCACAAATGTCAGTTGCATTCCAGTAGGTTAGAATACTATCAATACAACTCAGTTCCTCCTTGAATTATAAGAATGCTCTCTGGAAATATGTTGTCTTATTATTATAAAACTGGTATATTTGCATACTGATTATCAAATTACATACCGTAGTTCCTCATCTGATTGGCTATTTCGCTTTATTTTAGAAGCAGGTCCTTCACAGAGAAAGCAGCAGCCATATGTGATCTTCATTGGGAGTGTTGTAGCTGTGATTGTTATCTCATGCTTCACtgtctttatatattatttgagGAGAAGAAGGGTGTCAGAGATGCAAGGTAACTAGTATGCAGAGTCAGATAAATTTGTACTATTACATGTGCTGTTCTGTATAACTTAGGATTCAATTGAAATTTGTAATTGTTCTTGAATTTCAGAACACAGGGGAAGTATTCAAGGAAATCCAGTGCTTCATCTGCGTCACAGTGAGAGACGAGTCAAAGACTTGATTGGCTGGGGCCAGTTCACAGAAGATGACAGGGAAGGCATAGATGTACCATTTTTTGATCTGGGAAGTATACTAGCTGCTACAAATAATTTGTCAGATGCAAATAAGCTAGGGCAAGGAGGTTTTGGCCCAGTATACAAGGTAATAACcctttcttatattttcatttcaacaaGTTCAGGCTAATGGGTGAACTACACCTATGAAAATCTACTCAGGGGAGCTTTCCAGGAGGACAAGACATTGCTGTGAAGAGGCTCTCAAGTGTTTCAGGACAAGGACTAGAAGAGTTCAAGAATGAGGTTGTGCTGATTGCCAAACTTCAGCATCGAAATCTTGTCAGACTTTTGGGCTATTGtgttgaagaagatgaaaagaTATTACTCTACGAGTATATGCCAAACAAAAGCTTAGACTCCTTCATATTTGGTCGGCGTCTAAACCTGAATCCTTCATATATAGATAGGCAGAACTGAACGGTCTctaaaattgtgttttttttaatggaaaatgataaTCTTACCAGACCGAACGCTTCGCTTCTTATTGAACTGGGAGAAACGCTTTGACATCATTTTGGGGATAGCTCGCGGGCTTCTTTATCTTCATCAAGATTCTAGGCTGAGGATCATTCACAGAGACCTGAAAACAAGCAACATTCTGCTGGATGAGGAGATGAATCCCAAAATTTCGGACTTTGGCTTGGCAAGGATTTTTGGGGGCAAACAAACTGAAGCAAGCACAAACAGAGTAGTTGGAACTTAGTAAGATAGCATAATTTCAAGCCCCCATCTGTGTTTCAAAAAGAAGTTGCATGCCTAATAAACTAACTATTGTAACGGTTGGTGAAATGCAGTGGCTATATGTCTCCAGAGTATGCACTAGATGGCTTCTTTTCCATTAAATCTGATGTTTTCAGCTTCGGTGTTGTTGTACTCAAGATCATCAGCGGGAAAAGGAACACTGGATTTTATCAGTCTCAACAAGCTTTAAGCCTTCTGGGTTATGTAAGCACTTCAAATTTCTCAAACCAATCAATACTTTTTGGTCCCTCCCTGCCTCATACTACTGATTTTCTATGGTGGGTTAGGCATGGAGACTGTGGCAAGAGAACAAGGCATTGGACTTGATGGATCAGTCACTGCATGAAACATGTGATGTTGCTGAATTTTTGAGATGTGTAAATGTTGGGCTCCTCTGTGTTCAAGAAGACCCGAGCGATCGTCCTGTCATGTCGAATGTAGTTTTCTTGCTTGGCAGTGAAACTGCAACTCTTCCAACTCCTAAACAACCAGCTTTTGCTGTGAGAAGAGGGGTTTTCAGCACATCTTCTTCATCTAGTAAACCAGAGACATGTACCAATGAGTTAACAGTCAGTGTAGACGGCAGATAAAGGAGGAGGTCATCTCCACAACTACTCTCGGTACTCTCTATTTATCAATGTTGAGAATATTCTTGTTCTACAGAGCGAATTTTACTGGAAGGTATTACTTCTTCGCCATTAAATGTGAactttttatgataataaattagGCGGCGGGGCAATTTCATTAGGGATGGGAGAGAAACTTTGGCATACTTATGAAATATTTGggacttttctcaatagtacggtaattttaaaaagttatgcttaaattattgtagtagaagaagttattacaaatatatggcagtttttgccacctaggagagaggagagagggtagGAGAGAGGAGATAGGAGATAGGAGAGAGGAAagagggtgaacggataaattttttttaaaccaaaatcatttttgatCAAATTTCAAAGGGAACTTCCTAAGGGAACTCGTCTATTCAATAGACGAattccatgaaaaatatatatatatatatatatatatatattttataaaaaaaaattctcaaattaaaaaaaaaaaaaaaaaaaaaaacaattcctcaagaactcgtctcttgaagagacgagttccatgaaaatatatatatatatatatatatatatatatatatatatatatatatatatatatatatatatatataaaattcacaaattaaaaaaaaaaaaaaaaaaatcctcaagagagacgagttccataaaaaaacaattccttaagggaactcgtctcttcttttttaaaattcccaaattaaaaaaaaaaaaacaattcctcaatggAACTTGTCTCTTGAGTTCCCATgacccttgaggaattgttttttttttttttttttaataatttgggaattttaattttaaaattcccttgaggaatttaaaaaaaaaaacaattcctcaaggtaactcgtctcttcaagagacgagttccatgaatttttttttttttttttccatgggaactcgtctcttaaagagacgagttcccttgaggaattgcttttttttcttttctttttttttaaatttgtaaagagacgagttcccatggaaaacaaaaaaattttaaaaaattcccaaatttaaaaaaaaaaaaaaaattcctcaaggaactcgtctcttcaagagacgagttcccatgtaaaaaaattttttttttacaaatttaaaaaaaaaaaaaaaaagaaaaaaaag
The window above is part of the Vitis riparia cultivar Riparia Gloire de Montpellier isolate 1030 chromosome 12, EGFV_Vit.rip_1.0, whole genome shotgun sequence genome. Proteins encoded here:
- the LOC117926605 gene encoding G-type lectin S-receptor-like serine/threonine-protein kinase At4g03230 isoform X2, which encodes MVIKRRRIAITWSTTIHMVSTIFILYPILLCCCQTCAARDTIRQNDPISDGDGETLLSAGKTFELGFFTPNGSSSHQRYVGIWYYRLEPKTVVWVANRNDPLPDSTGVLSIQDGNLVLNSNGRGRPFWSTPLQKSSSTEKVAQLIDSGNLVLKNDQLPTSLWQSFGNATDTFLPGMKMDGNLVLTSWKSSSDPGSGNFTFRKDQVAQSLYIIQNGPNTYWKSGIPDDSITSGRDHNIYSELSKMLSNSSINSSQPKTSFHYRRLVMKFSGQIEYLQFRNQTGSWHSLLKEPKDRCDGNNPCGSFGSCSTRNRILCRCLPGFQPKFPAKWNGGDFSGGCRRISPLCSKNDTFLRLEKMRVKKSDTQFNTTNEKECENYCNRDCNNCQAYAYVEAETRADTAICMIWEENLNDIQEAYLDGGHDLYVRVAVSDIEPMGRNCKICGTNIIPYPLSTGTDCGDPKYLSFYCKNSTGQVIFMRPNNTSYQVTSIRPEAKEFSIQLGEDNCIASSDAMKKLLEFNQDSPFLVKSGCTAEKSTSSLYPFSDAEWLREIQIEWRPPLEPICNSTEDCKYWPHSNCNTTGDGQKRCHCKINYQWDPTNVSCIPVEAGPSQRKQQPYVIFIGSVVAVIVISCFTVFIYYLRRRRVSEMQEHRGSIQGNPVLHLRHSERRVKDLIGWGQFTEDDREGIDVPFFDLGSILAATNNLSDANKLGQGGFGPVYKGSFPGGQDIAVKRLSSVSGQGLEEFKNEVVLIAKLQHRNLVRLLGYCVEEDEKILLYEYMPNKSLDSFIFDRTLRFLLNWEKRFDIILGIARGLLYLHQDSRLRIIHRDLKTSNILLDEEMNPKISDFGLARIFGGKQTEASTNRVVGTYGYMSPEYALDGFFSIKSDVFSFGVVVLKIISGKRNTGFYQSQQALSLLGYAWRLWQENKSLDLMDQSLHETCDVAEFLKCVNVGLLCETCDVSCLAVKLKLFQFLKNQLLL
- the LOC117926605 gene encoding G-type lectin S-receptor-like serine/threonine-protein kinase At4g03230 isoform X1, with the translated sequence MVIKRRRIAITWSTTIHMVSTIFILYPILLCCCQTCAARDTIRQNDPISDGDGETLLSAGKTFELGFFTPNGSSSHQRYVGIWYYRLEPKTVVWVANRNDPLPDSTGVLSIQDGNLVLNSNGRGRPFWSTPLQKSSSTEKVAQLIDSGNLVLKNDQLPTSLWQSFGNATDTFLPGMKMDGNLVLTSWKSSSDPGSGNFTFRKDQVAQSLYIIQNGPNTYWKSGIPDDSITSGRDHNIYSELSKMLSNSSINSSQPKTSFHYRRLVMKFSGQIEYLQFRNQTGSWHSLLKEPKDRCDGNNPCGSFGSCSTRNRILCRCLPGFQPKFPAKWNGGDFSGGCRRISPLCSKNDTFLRLEKMRVKKSDTQFNTTNEKECENYCNRDCNNCQAYAYVEAETRADTAICMIWEENLNDIQEAYLDGGHDLYVRVAVSDIEPMGRNCKICGTNIIPYPLSTGTDCGDPKYLSFYCKNSTGQVIFMRPNNTSYQVTSIRPEAKEFSIQLGEDNCIASSDAMKKLLEFNQDSPFLVKSGCTAEKSTSSLYPFSDAEWLREIQIEWRPPLEPICNSTEDCKYWPHSNCNTTGDGQKRCHCKINYQWDPTNVSCIPVEAGPSQRKQQPYVIFIGSVVAVIVISCFTVFIYYLRRRRVSEMQEHRGSIQGNPVLHLRHSERRVKDLIGWGQFTEDDREGIDVPFFDLGSILAATNNLSDANKLGQGGFGPVYKGSFPGGQDIAVKRLSSVSGQGLEEFKNEVVLIAKLQHRNLVRLLGYCVEEDEKILLYEYMPNKSLDSFIFDRTLRFLLNWEKRFDIILGIARGLLYLHQDSRLRIIHRDLKTSNILLDEEMNPKISDFGLARIFGGKQTEASTNRVVGTYGYMSPEYALDGFFSIKSDVFSFGVVVLKIISGKRNTGFYQSQQALSLLGYAWRLWQENKALDLMDQSLHETCDVAEFLRCVNVGLLCVQEDPSDRPVMSNVVFLLGSETATLPTPKQPAFAVRRGVFSTSSSSSKPETCTNELTVSVDGR
- the LOC117926605 gene encoding G-type lectin S-receptor-like serine/threonine-protein kinase At4g03230 isoform X3 — protein: MVIKRRRIAITWSTTIHMVSTIFILYPILLCCCQTCAARDTIRQNDPISDGDGETLLSAGKTFELGFFTPNGSSSHQRYVGIWYYRLEPKTVVWVANRNDPLPDSTGVLSIQDGNLVLNSNGRGRPFWSTPLQKSSSTEKVAQLIDSGNLVLKNDQLPTSLWQSFGNATDTFLPGMKMDGNLVLTSWKSSSDPGSGNFTFRKDQVAQSLYIIQNGPNTYWKSGIPDDSITSGRDHNIYSELSKMLSNSSINSSQPKTSFHYRRLVMKFSGQIEYLQFRNQTGSWHSLLKEPKDRCDGNNPCGSFGSCSTRNRILCRCLPGFQPKFPAKWNGGDFSGGCRRISPLCSKNDTFLRLEKMRVKKSDTQFNTTNEKECENYCNRDCNNCQAYAYVEAETRADTAICMIWEENLNDIQEAYLDGGHDLYVRVAVSDIEAGPSQRKQQPYVIFIGSVVAVIVISCFTVFIYYLRRRRVSEMQEHRGSIQGNPVLHLRHSERRVKDLIGWGQFTEDDREGIDVPFFDLGSILAATNNLSDANKLGQGGFGPVYKGSFPGGQDIAVKRLSSVSGQGLEEFKNEVVLIAKLQHRNLVRLLGYCVEEDEKILLYEYMPNKSLDSFIFDRTLRFLLNWEKRFDIILGIARGLLYLHQDSRLRIIHRDLKTSNILLDEEMNPKISDFGLARIFGGKQTEASTNRVVGTYGYMSPEYALDGFFSIKSDVFSFGVVVLKIISGKRNTGFYQSQQALSLLGYAWRLWQENKALDLMDQSLHETCDVAEFLRCVNVGLLCVQEDPSDRPVMSNVVFLLGSETATLPTPKQPAFAVRRGVFSTSSSSSKPETCTNELTVSVDGR